The following proteins come from a genomic window of Bos mutus isolate GX-2022 chromosome 28, NWIPB_WYAK_1.1, whole genome shotgun sequence:
- the SLC18A3 gene encoding LOW QUALITY PROTEIN: vesicular acetylcholine transporter (The sequence of the model RefSeq protein was modified relative to this genomic sequence to represent the inferred CDS: inserted 2 bases in 1 codon), producing MEPEAPAGQAPAAASKLSEAVGAALQDPRRQRRLVLVIVCVALFLDNMLYMVIVPIVPYYVHAASEKPTPTPSPTPPTPTNASAVTVNTSEPPTAAMPAKSIVKPQHPRDNEDVKIGVLFASKAILQLLVNPLSGTFIDRMSYDLPLLLGLGVLFASTVMFAFAEDYATLFAARSLQGLGSAFADTSGIAMIADKYPEEPERSRALGLALAFISFGSLVAPPFGGFLHEFAGKSAPFLVLAAVSLFDALLLLVVAKPFSAAARARANLPVGTPIHRLMLDPYIAVVAGALTTCNIPLAFLEPTIATWMERTMAASEWEAGIAWLPAFVPHVLGVYLTVRLAARYPHLQWLYGAFGLAVIGASSCLVPACRSFAPLVISLCGLCFGIALVDTALLPTLAFLVDVRHVSVYGSVYAIADISYCVAYALGPIVAGHIVHSLGFAQLSLGMGLANLLYAPVLLLLRNXGLLKRSRSERDVLLDEPPQGLYDAVRLRERPMSDRDGAPRSPPGPFDACEEDDYDYYTRS from the exons atggaacCGGAGGCCCCGGCGGGTCAGGCCCCGGCGGCAGCCAGCAAGCTGTCGGAGGCGGTGGGCGCGGCACTGCAAGATCCCCGGCGGCAGCGGCGTTTGGTGCTGGTCATCGTGTGCGTGGCGCTATTCCTGGACAACATGTTATATATGGTCATCGTGCCCATCGTGCCCTACTACGTGCACGCGGCCAGCGAGAAGCCCACCCCGACCCCCAGCCCAACGCCGCCCACTCCGACCAATGCCAGTGCCGTCACGGTCAACACCTCAGAGCCCCCGACGGCTGCTATGCCGGCCAAGTCTATTGTGAAGCCCCAACACCCCAGGGACAACGAGGACGTGAAGATCGGGGTGCTGTTTGCCTCCAAGGCCATCCTGCAGCTGCTGGTGAACCCCCTGAGTGGGACCTTCATCGACCGCATGAGCTATGACTTGCCACTGCTTCTGGGCCTGGGCGTACTGTTCGCCTCTACGGTGATGTTTGCCTTCGCGGAGGACTACGCGACGCTCTTCGCTGCACGCAGCCTGCAGGGTCTTGGCTCAGCTTTCGCGGATACGTCTGGCATTGCCATGATTGCAGACAAGTATCCGGAGGAGCCAGAGCGCAGCCGCGCCCTGGGCTTGGCGCTGGCCTTCATCAGCTTCGGAAGCCTAGTGGCGCCGCCCTTCGGAGGGTTCCTCCACGAGTTCGCCGGAAAGTCTGCGCCCTTTCTGGTGCTCGCCGCCGTTTCGCTGTTCGACGCCCTATTGCTGCTGGTGGTGGCCAAACCCTTCTCGGCCGCGGCGCGGGCGCGAGCCAACCTGCCAGTGGGCACGCCCATCCACCGCCTCATGCTGGACCCCTACATCGCAGTGGTGGCAGGCGCGCTCACCACCTGCAACATCCCCCTCGCCTTTCTGGAGCCCACCATCGCCACGTGGATGGAACGTACGATGGCAGCATCCGAGTGGGAGGCAGGCATAGCCTGGCTGCCGGCCTTCGTGCCGCACGTGCTAGGCGTCTACCTCACCGTGCGACTGGCGGCGCGCTACCCACACCTGCAGTGGCTGTATGGCGCCTTTGGGCTGGCGGTGATCGGCGCCAGCTCGTGCCTGGTGCCTGCCTGCCGCTCCTTCGCACCGCTAGTGATCTCGCTCTGCGGCCTGTGCTTCGGCATTGCGCTAGTGGACACCGCGCTGCTGCCCACTCTCGCCTTTCTTGTGGACGTGCGCCACGTCTCGGTCTATGGCAGCGTCTACGCCATTGCCGACATCTCCTATTGCGTGGCCTATGCGCTTGGGCCCATCGTGGCGGGCCACATCGTGCACTCGCTTGGCTTTGCACAGCTTAGCCTTGGCATGGGCCTGGCCAACCTGCTCTATGCGCccgtcctgctgctgctgcgcaA GGGCCTCCTGAAGCGCTCCCGCTCGGAGCGGGACGTGCTGCTGGATGAGCCACCGCAGGGTCTGTATGACGCTGTGCGCCTGCGGGAGCGCCCCATGTCCGACCGGGACGGCGCGCCTCGCAGCCCGCCCGGCCCCTTTGACGCCTGCGAGGAGGACGACTACGATTACTACACGCGCAGCTAg